Genomic window (Spirosoma sp. KCTC 42546):
GCTACTTGTGGGTGCCCAAACTACCCGATCGTTTGCGCACGAACTAGGTGTTGCACCCGCAGAAAAATTGGCGACTGGCCCTAAATGGGTACTGCATAACGGCGCATCGGTGGTGTTGACCGGTCCATTCCAGCCCGTTCGTATTACGGGTAAAGACACAAAACCCGTCGATCAATTCCTTAAATCGGAGGCCGACGGACCAGCACCGGGGGTAATTTCGACAGAAACGTCAGTTGGTCAGGGTCGATTAACGGCTGTGTATGCCGACCTGAGCCTCGATTATCAGAAACATCAATCGGCCAAACTGCGTGACTTTATCGCATTCTTAACTCGGTCATTACTACCGAAGCCGGTGGTCGAGGTAAGTGGTTCGCATCTTGTGCATGTTGTCCTGAATCGACAACAAAATCGACTGGCGGTAAACCTGATCAATACGGGTGGTCGCCACGCCGATTCGCAGGTCTTTACCTACGACGACGTTCCCGCGCTGACTAACCTGACTGTTCGGCTTCGTACCGATAAAAAGCCAAAGCGTATCGTGCAGCAACCCGAGAATCGAAATTTGCCGATTCGCTATGCAAATGGCATTGCGACTGTAACAGTACCGCAATTGGCATTGCACTCGGTGCTGGTGGTGGAGTGAAGATGTATGATGTAGGATACATCCTATATCATACATCTCTATAACGTGTATTTCAACGCTACGTTCACAATCCGGCCTTCGAGCGGTGCCCAGATGGGTCGGAAGGTAGGCTGTACCGTTGGGTTGGTACCGAGTACGACAGTTTCGTAGTTCGCCTGTTTGATGTTGAACATATTTTCGGCGTTTGCGACCAGGCGCCAGTGGTCGTTGTAATGGTATTCGGCGGCTCCGGCAAAGAACCAGTAATTCGCTACTTTCTGGTTGTTATAAAGGTATTGCGTGCCGACGTAGCTGGTTTCGATACCAAACCGGAAATGGTCGTTTTCCCAGGCTACGGTCGTAGAGAATTTGTCCTGTGGTGCCAGTGGTAAATACGTATTATCGGTTGGCCCGTCGCGCCGGGCGAGGGTGTGATTGTAGCCGAAATACAGTTCGTAAGCCTTGTATTCTAACCGAACGTAGGTGTCGGTTCCCAGGCTTAGAATGTTGTAAGGCGCGTTGATCAGTTGTGTATAAGCGCCCAGATTACTCGATGTGCTGGCAAAGGCCGATACCACCGGCGAATTGACGTAGGTGTAATACAACGCCTGATCGACCTGAACAGAAAAGCCACTTTCGAACGATTTGGCATACGCAATATCGATGTTGGCCCCAACGGACTTTTCCGCTTTCACTGTGTTCACATCAATGGGTAGCAAACGTGGAAAAATCAGGCTGACGTTTAACGCACCGGGCGTTTGGTTTACGAATAAATTGGGCGTTTTATAACCCGTTCCAACGCTCAAACGTACGGTCCAGGGTTCGGCAGGTTTCAGCTTAACCGACAGCCGCGGCAACAGGAAACTGCCAAACGTATTATGGTGATCCAGACGTAACCCAGCCTGTATGGCTACCTTTTCGCCCACTTGCCAATCATCCTGTACAAACCCACCGATGGTTTGGTAGGTATAATCGACAAGGCGAGTGCTATCTGGGTTCTTGCGGAACGCTTCAACAGTCAGGTTAGCGCCAACAATAAGCTTATGCTTCCCGAATTGGGCAATATCATTGCCTTCCAGGTAAATCGACGACTGCCGTCCATCCGATAGTTTCTGGTAATCGGTATTCTGCCGATGGAACGTACTGACGGCTCCTTTCAGCGTCAGCGTATTTTGTTCCGACGTACTATGACTCGCATCAAAATCAACGGTGTGGCGTTGTAGGTCGGTGATGTTCTGGTAGCCGTTCGGTTGAGCGCCTTCCAGAACAGGTAGGTAGCCACCTTCCCGGTGTTCCTTGATGAAGGCGTAGCCAAGGTTAAGTTTTGTCCGATCGGATGGAGTATAGAAAAACTTGGGATGGAAATTAAACTGCTTAATCTGCGGACTATCCGTAAACCCATCACCCGTTACATCAACAGCCTGTTGATTTGTATAGCCTGTAAACAGCGTCAAGCCCGTTTTTCCGTAGCGCTGCGAATAATAGGCATTGAGATTCGTTTCTTTCAGATTCGACCGGTTGAGCAGGGCCGTAAATTCGGGTTTCTCGGAGGTGGGTGATTTAGAGACGATGTTGATCATACCCCCAATTGCCCCTCCACCGTAGAGCGTTGATACAGAGCCTTTAAAAACTTCGATCTGCTTCAGGTCGAGGGGTGGAATCTGCAGGACGCCAAGATTTCCCGAAAATCCTTCGTAAAGGGGCAGACCATCCCGTAAAATCTGCGTGTATTTGGGGTCAAGTCCCTGCATTCGAATGGCCTGATTACCATTAACGGCCGATGTTCGCTGAACGTGAATGATCGAAATGTCGCCCAGAATACTACTCACGTTTCCGGGCACTACCGCGCTTTCCTCATCCATGTCTTCCTGCCCCAGTACTTCCACTTTAATGGGTAAATCCTCGATGCGGGAGTTGGTGCGTGTTCCTGTTACAGTCACTTCGTCGATGGCTTCAACGACCGCTTTCAGCCGAAACACAAGCGTATCGGTCCCAACCGGTATCGAAAATTGTTCTGTTTCATAACCCACAGCGCTCACGGTTAGGTTTTTAACATCGGCGGGTAAGTTGGTCATACGGGCAATGCCTGTAACGTCCGTAACGGCACCAATCACTGACTTCGTAAGGGTACGAACCGTAGCGGCACTAACGGGTTCATGAGTTAGGCTGTCTTCGACCCGAACAATACGGCTGGTCTGGCCGAAAGCTGGCGCAATGGCCACTATGAATAGCGTAAAAAGAAGGATGACTTTCATCAATTGCAGAATTTATCGGCAAGTACGTGATGAAATTTGAAGAGAATTTGAAGAACGGCGTTAAAGTCCAGACAGAAAACGTCTTTGGTAGACGTTATCCATACAGGTTTTCAGCAACCCAAATAATTAGATAGGCGAATGGGGCCAGTAAAAACTGAGCTAGAATTGTGCCTAATACTCGGGCGAACAAAATCAGGATAATATAGCGCCGGAAATAGCCTTCACTGTATCGACCGGCTCCTACCTCATCAGCAAGCAGGGCGATAGTCGGATCAATAAAAAGTACGAGCATAAGCGTCGCAATTCCATTAATTAGTCCCGACATCGACGCGGCTGTTGAGCGTAGGCTTGGATTCAGATAGCCAGCATAAAGTGTTGCCAACACACTTATTGTGATAATAGCGTTGGCCAGTACATTGAGTACAAAAATAGAAAAAGGTACATTTCTATTTTTGCTAACAGTCTGCCAGTTAGCCTGATCAGGCCATTTCAAATACATTGGAATAGAGTGCATGACTCGGGGCGAAACGCTTCGAACGATCAACTTTCCGATCGAACGGTGATGGTAGTAGCTATCGACCGCTCGAGTCATAAGGCGCTGAAACGAGGGGAAAAATACCCCAGCCACTAGTGTAGCGAGTGTAGCAAAGCCAATAATCCACCGAAAATCTGCGATTTCATCAAAACGGCCCGCCCGAATATTTGTTTCAACAGTTTTGGCCAGTAATGGAGCCTGTAAGGTGTTTGCTAAGCGCGATACGAGCACCATAACATTGAAGAGTGCGAAGGAGACGGCCCAACGCAACGTTCGTAGGCCAACAATCCGCACACCGAGAGACAGGCTCGCTATTAGATGAATGACAAACGTAAGCAATGCCACCAGGGCAATCTGAGTACTCATCAATTAATAGGGTAAATCACGTTTGGGCCAGTCGAGCCGGAACCGTATCTGATCATACATCCAGTGACTTATTGGAGGAACAGGTTTCCCTTTTCTAAATAACTGATAGGCCAACTGATTTCTCTTTAAGCCGCGAATCACTTTGCTAACCAGATTCGATGATTTTTTTCGCACTAAAGTAAAGTACGACTTTTCAACGCTGCTCAGCGGCATCTTTTCTAATCGCTCATGCACATCAGCAGGCAAAGCCAGCTGAAATTCAGCCTGTAATAGGCGCAGCGATTGCCGAATTGGATAGGTAAGCTGAAACCATTCTGCCATATCCAGCAATGCATGCCAGTTGATCGTACTATCGGGTTTTGTATAAATGACATAACTATCGGCTATCCAGCGTATAGGGGGTGGTAAACTTGTATTCCAGCCAAACCCGTGAACGAAATTGTGAAATAACTGATGGGTTGGCGACAGCGTATTTGTGAACAGGCTGTTCGTTAGAGCTAGTGGCTGTTTTGATGCCCAGAATAAGGTATCTGCTCCCATGTAAGCGTGCTGAGATAAAACATTCCAGTGTAAATCAACATCGACTTTTCGAGTATCCCACAAATGCATGGCATGGTGTAGATGGCGGTATGTATACTCGAACTTGCTTGATTGTAGATCAAGAGGAGCTGCCAGCAGCGCTTGTAAAGCCTGATCTGCCTCGGTAGTTGGTACTAACACGTCCAGGTCATACATCAGCCGAACACCCATATCCTTGTAATACAGGAGTGAAAGCGGTATTCCCTTCAGCACAATCGTATCAATTTTGGCCTGATGCAATGTATTAATCACCTGCTTCATTTTCTCCAAAAAACGCTGGTTGGTCATCCAGGTGTACCGGTAAATACCTCGCAGGTGCGGAATCAGTGGATCACCGGACTTCTCCAGATTGCGGTACACTAGAGGCATCAACCGTTGCGAATCGCCATCGAGTGGGTCGAAAATACTGGGTAGCAGGTTCTCATGGGTGGCTATGGATTGGTCCAGCCGTCGGGCTTTTTTCCAGAGTTGCCAGCAAGAAAGTGCTTCGTTTGCTGGAAATAGGGCCGCTTTTAGTAAAAGAACCTGTTCGGGATGGATGTCGAATTGGGTAAAGCTGCGGGTCATAAGGAATTAGTGAATGGTGCGTCGATCAAGAGCGGCTTTCAAAATATGGGCAAACTCTTTCTGGTATTGTACCTGCGAGGCCAGGCCATTACGATGTAGGCGCCGGAGGGCTACTGTGCTGGGGAGCATATGGTATTGTAGGCCAGCTTCTTTAGCACGAATAAACCAGTCAATAAAGTCACCGGTATGGTAGGCCGTATTGAACCGACCTGTTTTGTCAAACACCGACCGCCGGATCATCATTGTTTGCTTTAACCAGCCGGGTTGTGGTTGTGGCGGGCAGCTAATGCCAGCCTGCACATCAGCTGGTAAGTCGGGACTGATAAATTGCCGGACATGCCCAAAACAAGCATCGACTGCAGGCTGACTTTGTAAATAAGCGATCTGCTGACGCAGCTTATCCGGAACCCAGACATCGTCGGCGTCCAGAAATGTAACCAGATCGCCCGAGGCCAGATCTATCGCTTCATTTAAGGTATACGCAACGCCCCGGTTTTCGCGCGTGTGTAATTGTATCAGAGAATTTTGGGCATAGGACGCTAGTTTTTCAAGCGATAGATCGGTTGACCCATCGTTGATCACAATGATTTCATCGGCTTGACGAGTCTGTGCCAGAACAGACTCGATACATTCCACAACGTAGGGTGCCGCATTATACACCGGAATTACAACACTGATGGATAAACTCATTGGGTATCGGAATTTGGCGATTGTCGGAAATCAGCGAATTTGGGCAGGGTACGAACTCCCGCATCACTACGTCGTCTGTCGAGCGAGTATTTAATTGCTTTCAGTAGTGTGCTTTTAACAAGGTCCTGATCGCGGGTGTAATTGGTATCATGATGGCGATAGAGCAGCATAACATCGTCTGTTGTTTGAATGTGTACACCCTGTTCTTTGGCCCGGTTATACCAATCCAGGTCTTCCCCAATTTTTAGCTCTTCGTTGAATAAGCCAATTCGGTGAAATACGTCAGTACGGAAGAGCCCTGCACCTAACAGAATATTCCAGACCGTTTGCGTTTGATCCGGGAAATGAAACCGTTCGGGATTGGAGCCATCCAGAAATACATACCGGGTTTTTCCAAATACGACTTCCAGCGATGGATCGGCCTCAAAAAGAGCTAGTTGGCGTGTTAATTTATAGGCCGGAAATAAGTCATCATTATCCAGAAACGTGACAAACTGCCCCCTGACGAAAGAAAAGGCGTTGTTACGGGCAGCAGCTGGTCCCTGGTTTTCCTGGCGATAGTATCGTACTACGGGTCCGAATGACTGCACAATAGCTGCTGACTGATCGGTTGAACCGTCGTCTACGCAAATGATTTCAACAGACTCGATTCCCTGATTCAGGACACTGGCAATTGCCTCCGCCACGAAACGCTCGGCATTATAAACTGGCATAATAACGCTAACGAGTGGCTGGTTCATGAGTTGACAGGGATTGTAACGTATTGAGAATTTGTTCCGGAATCTGGGCCAGATCAGTACCTGTCTCTAGCCAGAAAAGCGGCAGCTTGTGAACCAGTTGACTCATTTTCTGGAAGGTACGCTGATCGGCACGCAGGAGAGCAAGGGTGGAGGGGGCCAGCGCTTTAAGGGCTTCGGCGGGCGTTGCTGATCGAATTGTAGTGGTTGTCGTGCCCGAGAAACGAGGGAGCATAATGGCTTTCAGCGGAAAACCCGCCGTGACAGCCTCCGGATAGTGTTGATGCAGATAGACCTGAAATTTCTGATCCAATGCTGCATCTGGATTAGCTACCAGTGGCTGAAAATGTGGGAAACGATGCAGGTTATCCACATTAAGCTTGGCAACATTGTACAAACTGTGTACAAACAAGGCCTCCAGGTCAATCATCACAAAATCATCACCAGCGTAGTGAAGAGCTGTGTTGACACAGGCCAGTGTACTGGTCGATTTCCCGGCACCACCGGCACCTGTCAGCAAAACCCCACCGGATACTGTGCCAACCGCCCCTGCGTGAACCAGCACATACCGACTCGTACGTTCATGCCATTTGTGCAGTACATAACGAAACGGAAAACTTCGTTCCCACTCGGGCAATGTTGTCAAGTCGGTTCCCCACACAATGGCGATCTGTTCTGCATATGCTACCCAGGTAAATACGCCGGTATCCTGCTGGAAATAACCCGCGTAGCCATCCGTTAAGCCGTGAATCGTTCCATGCCCATCTGCCTGCTGCCAGTCCCAGCAGGGAGGGGGCAACATGATGGTCGACGTTTTATAGTCTATGACAAAAACGGTCAGATCTGCCGGGCTGGAAGGGATTTCCCGATGAGCAATGGCATTGGTGAAAAAATCAGCATGATTTGTTCCGATAAAAGCCACGTTTAGTGTTGTGCTTCCAAAATGGAATGAGCGGGCAGCGGGTTGCTGTCGATTTGACAAACAACGATCCAGAAGCTGTTGCGTAAACGCCTGAGCAGTTGGGAGGGCCGCTAGAGTTTGCATGGCTGTTATTTCTTAATGGGCCATCCTTCAACTGGGCTAACATCGTGGATTGGGTCAAGGGCCAGCAAATCAGCCATATCGGTATAAACCTCTAGAGTAGGGGGCGTAAACGGTTGTGGGTTCAGGGATATTGATGGGCTGTTAACGTTAACAGGGATGCCCTCAAGAATTAAGCCTTCTGCTTCGAGTTGGTTCAGGAAATGGCTAATGGGCTGGCGGAGCGTTTCGGTATCAACTCCATATATACTAGTCAGATGAGCGAGTAGGGCTTCTGGTGAAAGACCCGATTCGAGCCCTTGCCAAACATGAAAGGAAGAATCGCGGAGGCTATAATAATGTCCCCGGCTCATGTTGACAATAATTACCTCGTTATCGAAATTTTCACTAACAATAGCAGGAGATACGATGTATTGGTTGACTATCATAACAAGTCGATATAGTAGGGATACGGTAGGATTGTCAAAGGTAAGGAAGGAACAATTTAGTTAATGTGTCCAATTGTAAGATTTTATTGAAAACGAAGTCTCCGCTCAATAATGCACCTTACTCGATTATGAGAGTTACTTATGTATCTATTGATTAACCTCTAGGTTTGCATTATGAGTTACCAAGTTAATATAAATAAATGGGTGTTTTTAGCAGTATGATACTTATATTGTAGTTGTAAGCCGTAACGGTCTGCAATCTGTTTCACTAAAGCCAGTCCTAAGCCTGTCGAGTCGGGCCGGGCTGGGTTTTTAGCAAATCGATTGAAGAGTTGACTCTCAGGGAAAGGGAGTGGATCGCCCGTATTACGAATCGTTAGCTCATTTGTGGTTAAGTCAATATGAATGAAGCCACCAGCCGAGCCATGCCGTGCCGCATTTTTAAGCAGGTTAGTAACGAGCACACTCGCTAACTGCCGGTTTACATGTAGCAGTACACCAGGAGCGATTGACCGGTCAACTACCATGCTTTTGTGCTCGAAGAAGGGTTCATACTCATTAATGTGTTGAGTTACTAATGCGCTCAAATCCAGTGGCTCATCGGCCGAAAACTGATCATTCTCAACCTGTGCGAGCAGTAGGAGCGAACGGTTCAACTGACTTAGTCGGCTGAGTGCATCGGTGGTCCGTTGCAGGTGGGCGTGGTCAACTTCATTGAGCCGTTCCGACTGCATCAGGAAATCTAATTCTGCCGAGGCTACGGCCAGCGGTGTTTGCAGTTCGTGTGATGCGTTTTCGGTAAACTGTTTCTGCAACGAGAACTGTCGGCGTAGTTTCTGGGTGAGTTCGCTGAGTGACTGACTGAGCAAACTAAACTCCTGAACCCGACTTTCGGGAAAAGGCTGGTCGATAGCTTGATCGAGCCGGAAACTGCCGAGCTGATCAATCGTGGCATAAAATGGGCTCCACAATCGGCGGGATAGCCCCAAACCTACGGGAACCGACAACGCCATAAGGATCAGTAAGCCAAGAATGATACCTACTGACATCTCGCGTGCTAGTTCATTGAACTCATAGTAAGGCTGCCGGACGGTTATCAGGTAGGTCTGTCCCTTTGCCGACACCGTTTGCCTGAGCTGGCGCATCTGAATCGGTTCATTATGATCTAACGAATCGAGCAGAACAATATCCGTAAATTCAGGACAGATCGATGTTCGAGTGCGCTCAATGTGTGGGTTATCATCCCAATCAGAAAACTGATCAAAGGATTGATGCTGGAGCCGTTGCCTGGCTTGTTTTACTTCTGCCGTTAGAATCTCATCGACTTCGTGTCGGATTTTTCGGTGGATAAGCGCGTAAAATCCCACCGACCCAATCAGCGCAATAGCCAGTGCTGTTAGCAGCAGATAACGGGCGGTTTGATT
Coding sequences:
- a CDS encoding TonB-dependent receptor domain-containing protein is translated as MKVILLFTLFIVAIAPAFGQTSRIVRVEDSLTHEPVSAATVRTLTKSVIGAVTDVTGIARMTNLPADVKNLTVSAVGYETEQFSIPVGTDTLVFRLKAVVEAIDEVTVTGTRTNSRIEDLPIKVEVLGQEDMDEESAVVPGNVSSILGDISIIHVQRTSAVNGNQAIRMQGLDPKYTQILRDGLPLYEGFSGNLGVLQIPPLDLKQIEVFKGSVSTLYGGGAIGGMINIVSKSPTSEKPEFTALLNRSNLKETNLNAYYSQRYGKTGLTLFTGYTNQQAVDVTGDGFTDSPQIKQFNFHPKFFYTPSDRTKLNLGYAFIKEHREGGYLPVLEGAQPNGYQNITDLQRHTVDFDASHSTSEQNTLTLKGAVSTFHRQNTDYQKLSDGRQSSIYLEGNDIAQFGKHKLIVGANLTVEAFRKNPDSTRLVDYTYQTIGGFVQDDWQVGEKVAIQAGLRLDHHNTFGSFLLPRLSVKLKPAEPWTVRLSVGTGYKTPNLFVNQTPGALNVSLIFPRLLPIDVNTVKAEKSVGANIDIAYAKSFESGFSVQVDQALYYTYVNSPVVSAFASTSSNLGAYTQLINAPYNILSLGTDTYVRLEYKAYELYFGYNHTLARRDGPTDNTYLPLAPQDKFSTTVAWENDHFRFGIETSYVGTQYLYNNQKVANYWFFAGAAEYHYNDHWRLVANAENMFNIKQANYETVVLGTNPTVQPTFRPIWAPLEGRIVNVALKYTL
- a CDS encoding lipid II flippase family protein; translated protein: MSTQIALVALLTFVIHLIASLSLGVRIVGLRTLRWAVSFALFNVMVLVSRLANTLQAPLLAKTVETNIRAGRFDEIADFRWIIGFATLATLVAGVFFPSFQRLMTRAVDSYYHHRSIGKLIVRSVSPRVMHSIPMYLKWPDQANWQTVSKNRNVPFSIFVLNVLANAIITISVLATLYAGYLNPSLRSTAASMSGLINGIATLMLVLFIDPTIALLADEVGAGRYSEGYFRRYIILILFARVLGTILAQFLLAPFAYLIIWVAENLYG
- a CDS encoding nucleotidyltransferase family protein, which produces MTRSFTQFDIHPEQVLLLKAALFPANEALSCWQLWKKARRLDQSIATHENLLPSIFDPLDGDSQRLMPLVYRNLEKSGDPLIPHLRGIYRYTWMTNQRFLEKMKQVINTLHQAKIDTIVLKGIPLSLLYYKDMGVRLMYDLDVLVPTTEADQALQALLAAPLDLQSSKFEYTYRHLHHAMHLWDTRKVDVDLHWNVLSQHAYMGADTLFWASKQPLALTNSLFTNTLSPTHQLFHNFVHGFGWNTSLPPPIRWIADSYVIYTKPDSTINWHALLDMAEWFQLTYPIRQSLRLLQAEFQLALPADVHERLEKMPLSSVEKSYFTLVRKKSSNLVSKVIRGLKRNQLAYQLFRKGKPVPPISHWMYDQIRFRLDWPKRDLPY
- a CDS encoding glycosyltransferase family A protein, producing the protein MSLSISVVIPVYNAAPYVVECIESVLAQTRQADEIIVINDGSTDLSLEKLASYAQNSLIQLHTRENRGVAYTLNEAIDLASGDLVTFLDADDVWVPDKLRQQIAYLQSQPAVDACFGHVRQFISPDLPADVQAGISCPPQPQPGWLKQTMMIRRSVFDKTGRFNTAYHTGDFIDWFIRAKEAGLQYHMLPSTVALRRLHRNGLASQVQYQKEFAHILKAALDRRTIH
- a CDS encoding glycosyltransferase family A protein, giving the protein MNQPLVSVIMPVYNAERFVAEAIASVLNQGIESVEIICVDDGSTDQSAAIVQSFGPVVRYYRQENQGPAAARNNAFSFVRGQFVTFLDNDDLFPAYKLTRQLALFEADPSLEVVFGKTRYVFLDGSNPERFHFPDQTQTVWNILLGAGLFRTDVFHRIGLFNEELKIGEDLDWYNRAKEQGVHIQTTDDVMLLYRHHDTNYTRDQDLVKSTLLKAIKYSLDRRRSDAGVRTLPKFADFRQSPNSDTQ
- a CDS encoding PqqD family protein; translated protein: MIVNQYIVSPAIVSENFDNEVIIVNMSRGHYYSLRDSSFHVWQGLESGLSPEALLAHLTSIYGVDTETLRQPISHFLNQLEAEGLILEGIPVNVNSPSISLNPQPFTPPTLEVYTDMADLLALDPIHDVSPVEGWPIKK
- a CDS encoding HAMP domain-containing sensor histidine kinase, which codes for MSLLNQTARYLLLTALAIALIGSVGFYALIHRKIRHEVDEILTAEVKQARQRLQHQSFDQFSDWDDNPHIERTRTSICPEFTDIVLLDSLDHNEPIQMRQLRQTVSAKGQTYLITVRQPYYEFNELAREMSVGIILGLLILMALSVPVGLGLSRRLWSPFYATIDQLGSFRLDQAIDQPFPESRVQEFSLLSQSLSELTQKLRRQFSLQKQFTENASHELQTPLAVASAELDFLMQSERLNEVDHAHLQRTTDALSRLSQLNRSLLLLAQVENDQFSADEPLDLSALVTQHINEYEPFFEHKSMVVDRSIAPGVLLHVNRQLASVLVTNLLKNAARHGSAGGFIHIDLTTNELTIRNTGDPLPFPESQLFNRFAKNPARPDSTGLGLALVKQIADRYGLQLQYKYHTAKNTHLFILTW